The nucleotide window CTATTCATATACGACATCAcaacaggtccaataatcatatCTGTACAAAGTAAAAATAACCACTTTCGTGAGATTTCCTTGAACCACCAATAGTAACGATTTTAATATTGGCAGTTTTAATAACTGGCCTAATTACTTGTCATTGTAACAATGTTTGCTTACTTGCTTTGTTAAAATTTAACGACCAGCGATTgtaagtttttcttttttccgGTGAAATGATAACGAttgaaaaaagattgaaaatttGACCCGAAGATTCCTTGTGATTTGTCTAGTCATGTAGCTTTGCTCCTGTAATTAATATTTtagttttgaagtttttgtCAGAAGATTAATTGTCTATCTGGTCGAACAAATAATGTAGCAGGCTGGCTTAAAAAATGTATGTGGACTGATCATCATTAAAAACAATCTTTAAGCCTTGTTTACATAACGCAACAAAGCCAAATATAAATTGGATTAAATTGATACGTAAAATACGAGAATTCAATAAATACTAAACGTGCCTGTACAATATCATGATAAGGAAACGTAACTGTGTTCTAAGTAGCATAATTATGAGTTGCGACTACCTCATCTAATATATCCTTTTACATTTCTTCGATGAGATGAAATTAAATCAAAGCAACCTATTAAAAAACGCTTATTGAAGTATGACCACAGATCGTTTTTCAAAAACTGGCACGAATGAACAACTTGATTtaacaacaaaataattttcaacctGCAAGCAAAATATAGCTCCCGCGAGCGAGTACATGAAAACTGTGACTTTAATGCTCGACCAGAACCATCgccaatatttgaaatagtgacaatttcaaatataataGTTGTAAATAGCAGAAATCAAAATCATCTCTCCAGAGAGTGTAGGTATTTTGAGgaagcaaaataaaaaagatacaTGTACAGCTAATGGGACTTTAATAAGGTAATATCGAACCGATGTGACTTAAACGTCATTCTCTCTGCTGGTAGGAAAATAGTACCTCACGTAAACCGATGTGTGTTTCTGTACCGGGCTGGATTGTTATTCCATCCTGAGTGTGTATAGACTCAGAATTTTCTGGTGCTGTTATGGTGACGCGTATTCCAGCCTGCCGTCCGTAGATACTGATGTACTCGTCTTGTTCTGTGAAAAGAGTCAATTTAAGACCATGGCTTTGCCCACTTCGACTGACGTAAAGCGGCTTTTCGTTATTCCGAGATCCTGGGAATGTGTAGCAGTTGCCGTAGCGATCGTCTTGAAACCGGGAAAAATCACTGAAACTCAAATGGTCAATATACTGTCATGAAATATTAGTATGAAATAGAGCGATCGAGATATCTATATATACATACGGCAAATTCTTAGGTGGCAATTTATATAATCCTATATTTGTTTTGCTCTTTTTCGGGGACATTGTATCTGTCGATTGTTGAATGTGCTACAATGCCGAGAGGCAGAGCACCTTCTGTAACTGATAGTTCAGTCTATTTGGACGTCTAAGTCGTCTTTTTGTAACAATAATCATCTCTCTGAGAGTTTTGCATTTTGTCCCATTACATTCTAATATCACTTTATCACTAATATCACTTTACCTTACCACCACATGACTACTTAGACAAGCTAGATACCAGACGATAAGTACACATTTTGCAAGTTTTTCAAATATGATTTACAATGTTAGAGAAGACTCAATATTTTTCGAATATCAAGTGAAAGGATAGTATCATATAATACGAAGTTATGTCATACAATTGGACAAAATACTCTGTCCGTGTAAGTCAGGGTACGGGAAGCTATCCAAGCATTCAGGAAGTACCTGGGAGTGCATTTCTCTTGATTGAAGGTACACATTAAAATTAAATCGTCTGCTTGGTGACCTAATGTCTCTATGTCTTCCGCCTGTAACTTAAGAACTTTCTCAAGGTCGCTGTAGTCTGGGGTTGAACTGAATGTAAGAAAGCCGTTCCAATCGGGCGGATTCTCTCCTTTGACTCGATCGAACCCGCGATCTTtgtaataactatttttgaaataatcatatttATTCATATCCTCCGTTATGGTGAGGAACGGCTCTCTCCAATTTCTAGAAAATACATCTTCGGGTGAAGCCTCTGAAATAAACGAATTACAAAAGCTTGAGACTCAAATTAATCATATTAAGATAAAACCGTTGAAGAAGATGAATTGTTTGGTCCCTCGACAGACTTATTTCGCCATTGAAATCGAATATTCGATGCAGACTACAAGAGTTGatatgttgacaaaatattgtaattgtTACATACCTGATGGTATACAGTCGTCTTCATCACTTGAATCTTCACAGTGCACTATTGTATCGCAGTCTGAGTACAATTCGACGCACTGGCCATCGAAGCACCGAAAACCCTCACAGTTGTAtttcaatgtttgattttctaTGGAATTACAAGAAATACATTGCTTATCGACCAAGTATCTAATCGCGACTTTGCATGGGCGATTCtgacatttttttgaaagtAAATATTTGTATGTACTCCGAGTCAGTAGCTCTCGAATACGTTCACACATGATGACTGTGCTCTGTCAATGGCAGGGCCACATTTCGTACAATAGTAAAATTGAACAGAGCATCTTCGACTTAGtctaaaatattcttattaTCTTACAACACAGTGTTTTCCTCATTAACTACGTTTGTATTGCTGTAAGGCCCCTAAGTGAGATAAATAACAATTGCCAAAAGAAAAGTTACTGATTTTTTCGGTACCTGCTTCTGTTGTGAGGTCTTCGTTCGAGGGAGATGCAACAGACATAGCGTCGTCATGTAAAAGAGAGAAGCTGAATAGGTCACCTTCTTCGTCACTCGGCATGGTTAGGACATCACTATCGTCACTCGGAAATAACATCTGACTTGTTTCATCACCACTATCAGGAACTGTGGCATTAAAGTGAGGACGGGTTGATGGAGATACACATTGGAAAGAAACGTTTGActgaacaaatatgaaattataaaatatcaATGAATGCTGACATTCTTATTTCATGATATGGCAAACCTTTATTTTCATCAATGTTCACGTAGTTTACATTTGAAAGGGAAAACTACGCAAAGAAAACCTTTTCTGTAAAGAATGAAAACTCGTTTAAGGTAACATTGCATTTAACCAATGCACTTTTTATGGCAATACTTCTCatatcatatattttcaaaacacagagaatctaaagtttactaTGGTAACAATTGTTTACTCAGGGATGAAGGGGTGCATATTTGAGTTGGAAAATCTCGATTTTGATCTTAATGATAAAGGTGAAAACTTGATGCTACTTTATGAACTTAACATCGCATTTGAATATGTAGACAGAACCGCCAATTTTGTTTTGCCGTGTCTATTTCTGTTCTTAAATGGCGGGGCTCAaacactgacattcaaaaaagtcattataagcaaaattgaaatgactcttattcaaaatgtaagaaaattcttgtcaaataaaattttcgttCTGTTTTATACCATTTAAATTAGATAACGTGAAAGATCACAAAATTTGACGAAGCCAAAGTAAGAATGGAATTATGGTTTTTgaagaaatgttgaaaacaggaGAAAAAATGAAGCAagaaaattgggtgatttgcaaacatttgtctaaTGTTCCCTTCTTTCTCATCAAAGTAACGACTGCTTGCCACGGTAAAAGGTGAACTAATCAATAGTTTAATCTTTGACGAAAAAGTGAATGGAAATTTGAATCTTTGAGATAATAAGAACTAACAATGTTAAATAATACTATGATAACACAATAATACTATGATGATACATAATTGTGCCCAGTCAACCTTAATCTCTGTACTAGTTAAGTACGTGCTGATTTAAGaaataaagcaaaacaaaacaaaatcacatTCTACTGAcgttgttatgcaaattatgcaatcAGTAATAAACACTTGAAATACTGTTTCAGCCGCGACTCACACATTGTTGCTAACTATCAGGGATTTTGTGGATGTAGAATTACCATATGGTAAAAGATATTGACATTGAACCGTGATCTAACAGTCAAATGTGTTATTGAGATGCTCGGCAAAAGGGTTTGATACATAATTTGCATGACATCTTTCGATCAGGTTTGAAGAGATGAGTgtattgtaatttgcataaaatcttACAAACACCTGTGTTTGACAATTTGTGCGTGGGTATCACTGGGTTTTCAATTATGACACCATCAATGGCGTTGAAGGGTGATAGAATCTGGTTTTCAAGATCATAAATGCAATCCATGTGTTTGAAAGAGACTGACGACTCCTAAAGAAGGTTCCTTATTATTAAAGTGTTTTCATTGTAGCTGCCATCATGGGCCAAAGATAACGGCTTCATTGCTCTGCAATTCTGTATAGAGGGCGCTGAACATGATATATATGAAGCGGGGCAATTGTTAAAGTAATCTCATCAGTAGATTAATCAAGGAGAAGGTAATCCAAATGAGGGACCATGAAGGCTAACAGTGAACCATTCCGTtaagcaaaatatcaaaatttgtagcCTTTTCGatcaaatatccaaagcgaaaatGCTGTGTTCACTGAGAAACAGATatgttgaggaaagtttgtgtttattaagggactggacataattacaggggggtgggccggtgtttttcgaaacaccgctgaatatgaatatttttttcccaatacaaaactaggtaaatctgtgcatttatgtacacctaattattagtattaatgttcatgactcgactacagtggtttcaagtctatggttgtgcaagaaatttgtttttggaatttcactgaaatgtccattcactatgcatggcagcctatgatgaaactatgattttttttttccaatacaaaataggtaaatctgtgcatttatgtacacctaattataagTATTAATGTttatgactagactacagtggtttcaagtctatggttgtgcaagaaatttgattttggaatttcactgaaatgtccattcactatgcatggcagcctatgatgaaactatgaatatttttttttaaatacaaaacaaggtaaagctgtgcatttatgtacacctaattattagtattaatgttcatgactagactacagtggtttcaagtccatggttgtgcaagaaatttgattttggaatttcaccgaaatgttgattcactatacattgtacgctatgaggaaactacaaataactcaaaggttatctgatcctaaattgttattcaaaagttgttagaCCTGAAGCTtacagttgttattgatgacattttgcactattctgaatagtttgtattctgtcaatgttctcaaaaaatgaaaaatgtacatacagcttcatgaacatttgacagcGACCTATACCcgatgtattgtcaatggagaatgatatcaaataagtgatctcccaaattgttatataaagcgtcattataggggacagtttatatgtacaatagaggagttgggtaagtagaaatcatgacaacttaattcaatgtggctgcttggatcatcaatacattgcttattatacccttaaacttgcgcccgaagggcgcgccgaaaatggaaatgacagaaaatgaaagtgcctgaggaggtatgttttcttttttcagtattccatattcttcaatacgtgcacatgcaatttcagctttgatgcataaaaaggtgaccctcccccataggcttgcacaaaattttatgacccttcaaaaatgcttgcgcgaaaaatggcgacccacccccaaaaaacaccggcccacccccccctgtaatttgtgtccagtcccttagacGACCACCTAGTATTTTTCATAGAAAAGAGGGATGTGTATCGAAAATTGAAATCTTCAAATACACGTCAAAACAAACAGTATCTAGACAACAGAACCTGCTTTCCTTCACTTACTTGCGTCGTAATTACAATAATCCGGCTCATCTGACTTGTCCATACAGTCTTGTACTCCATCACATATCCAAAAATCCGGGATACACAGCGTTCCATTATCACAGGAAAAGGTACAATCTGGTAAAAagaatgttttgaaatgttaatAGTTCAACTGAGGGAAAGAGGGAAAGATTTTCCTCCGCTATTGAGTGTCTTCAAATGTAAATGAtatgagagagagggggagggagggagggagtgagggagggagagggagagagacTCTCCTTCTTTTACATTCTAATTACACTGTTGAAATCAATGTAAATGGTCACTGGTCTACCATACATGAGCAAAAATTACTCTAACTGTATCAAATTTCCCCTTATAAGCCTTCAGAATGTAATGTGtcaccttaaaggtatacagtcacctgtaatctaaatatgcccatatatggtcaaaagggcgttccttggtattcaaaatgcccatgtgagggcgctgtttttaaaaggcggccacccgcttaaaatctgtgattggttagattttccctttccatggtaactgtgacaaaattgggacaggtgacagtatacctttataTCATGATCAGCTTTAAATTGCAGCTACATAACATCCACATTTCCTGTTGTAAAATGGATAGCCGCAGTTCGAAAGCTCAATTGACCTTCGCTGGTATCAAAGGCGGCAAATGTTGCGGAAGGTAGCAAAGCTGATTGTTGAGAGTGGTATAGCATCATTCAAGATGAAAAAACTGAATATTCCCTTACTTTGCTGACACCTGTCTGGTTCATCTGTGTTGTCTGTGCAGTCTGGTAGCAGATCACACACCCAATGTTCAGGAATACATTTTGTTCCATTGTCGCAGGAGAATGTAGGGCATTCTAGACACAGAACAGGAATAAATGTGCAAAATTGTGTTAAGTTGTAAATCTTCCTAGTGCTTGAAGATAACAATTGTGAAAAATGTCACCGCCTCTAAGCTTTGTGTTAACGATCAGAGGGGGTACATTAAAGTGAGAATAGAATCGAAGCGAGTAAAACCCAGGCACTCAACACTTTAACAGGATAGTTTTCTGTTCTTGTGTATACggctaattattttaatttaaaaagtaGATATCGAAACGAAAACTTCTATCTGTTAGGTTTGAAACATTTATATTTCTAcaattacatatatatgcaGATCAATTTTATATTAACTGTgtgaatgtgatatattcttAGGCTGTCCCTACTACGACATCCCATGTACTGTAGAAGAAGTGGATGTTACGAGATATGGCTTGAGGCATGCAAAGGCTATGCTAATTATGCTGTTCACCTTTGACCCCTTACTTCCTTGTAAGCGGGAGTTCGCCATTTTGAGGCTTGAATAAAACACACGTTACGGAACATGGTGTCAGGAGTGGGCGATTTGGTGTATTTAGAAGCCACTAGATCGTACCAGAGCAACACATCACGAAGCCTAACGACCCAAAGAAGCTTTCCAGAAGCCTGATTCGTTAGTAAGTGAGCTGTACTGTGTGttagaacaaaaaaaaacaaaattcgtCGATCGAATTTTGCGCACTATAGTTGAAACACGTGCGCATTGAACAAAGATGGCGG belongs to Ptychodera flava strain L36383 unplaced genomic scaffold, AS_Pfla_20210202 Scaffold_103__1_contigs__length_275955_pilon, whole genome shotgun sequence and includes:
- the LOC139126585 gene encoding sortilin-related receptor-like; amino-acid sequence: MIINNNNNNNNNNNHKITNYGNCGENQFKCINGSDFGFCISKKYECDRKSHCYDGADEDNCQCKPREFHCQSKGGCIDKGKVCDGQEDCTDGSDEWSCDSYQGSGANCLGHTCDGGRTCIPLSYLCDGYPDCQDQSDEDGCQADGNTICAEEDFPCQEGCIPIYWVCDGYPDCLDGSDEQQNCEDISEIGNEPDYGACGSYDQFTCDDGVCFPAWYQCDNYEDCADGSDERDCECPTFSCDNGTKCIPEHWVCDLLPDCTDNTDEPDRCQQNCTFSCDNGTLCIPDFWICDGVQDCMDKSDEPDYCNYDAIPDSGDETSQMLFPSDDSDVLTMPSDEEGDLFSFSLLHDDAMSVASPSNEDLTTEAENQTLKYNCEGFRCFDGQCVELYSDCDTIVHCEDSSDEDDCIPSEASPEDVFSRNWREPFLTITEDMNKYDYFKNSYYKDRGFDRVKGENPPDWNGFLTFSSTPDYSDLEKVLKLQAEDIETLGHQADDLILMCTFNQEKCTPSDFSRFQDDRYGNCYTFPGSRNNEKPLYVSRSGQSHGLKLTLFTEQDEYISIYGRQAGIRVTITAPENSESIHTQDGITIQPGTETHIGLREKFLTRQPHPYGNCTEGTSQKDLDKTLNGQVYSVVNCQRACVQRNMLKYCGCIDTSEMDGPRCHILNKTQGGSTSMCMSTVLQVSDYAIP